The Panicum hallii strain FIL2 chromosome 9, PHallii_v3.1, whole genome shotgun sequence genome has a window encoding:
- the LOC112878210 gene encoding heavy metal-associated isoprenylated plant protein 39-like codes for MSKKIVVKLDLHDNKDKQKAMKAVSALTGIDAISVDMASHKMTVIGMVDPVNVVSKLRKASWAATIDSVGPAKEPEKKEEEKKKDGEAKKEGEGDKKDGDGKKEGEGEKKKDGEGEKKKDDGDGKKAAAPTEQQILELMNQYRAYYPPMNTHYYVQSMEENPNSCAIC; via the exons ATGTCGAAG AAAATCGTGGTGAAGCTGGACCTGCACGACAACAAGGACAAGCAGAAGGCCATGAAGGCCGTCTCGGCGCTCACCG GGATCGACGCCATCTCCGTGGACATGGCGTCGCACAAGATGACGGTGATCGGCATGGTGGACCCCGTGAACGTGGTGAGCAAGCTGCGCAAGGCCTCGTGGGCGGCGACCATCGACTCGGTCGGCCCGGCCAAGGAGCCcgagaagaaggaggaggagaagaagaaggacgggGAGGCcaagaaggagggagaaggcgACAAGAAGGACGGCGACGGCAAGAAGGAAGGCGagggggagaagaagaaggacggcgagggggagaagaagaaggacgacggcgacggcaagaaggcggcggcgccgacggAGCAGCAGATCCTCGAGCTGATGAACCAGTACCGCGCCTACTACCCGCCCATGAACACCCACTACTACGTCCAGAGCATGGAGGAGAACCCCAACTCCTGCGCCATCTGCTAG
- the LOC112877908 gene encoding probable lysophospholipase BODYGUARD 1: MGAAARSALASAGRAANEAVSLLVFVLLDALEVLLCVVYKVADYVAEGAWRPCYCSRSAPAAAAAGATGKIVVSERGGSKVVSMLSSTKLHLEDISDTLYERPSVLACAAASASASASGSGASKRRPAGVAVHSAIVQMLRGKIGVGGGKHRPYPSPRWSDCHCANCNPADTGRLFVHVEAPQGGVGGGAAPEEDVLFIHGFISSSGFWTETVLPHVSPSARSRRRLFAVDLLGFGRSPKPADSLYTLREHVEMIERSVIERHGVRSFHIVAHSLGSILALALAVKYPAAVRSLTLVAPPYFPVPRGEVGTQYVLRTVAPRRVWPPIAFGASVACWYEHLSRTVSIVLCKHHRLWELAFRVFTLYRVRTYLMDGFFCHTHIASWHTLHNIICGSAGKIDKCLEVVRDQLTCDVTVYHGGDDELLPVQCSHAVKAKVPRAQVRVIDGKDHVTIVVGRQKDLARELEEIWDRRR, from the exons ATGGGCGCCGCGGCGCGGTCGGCATTGGCGTCGGCCGGCCGTGCGGCGAACGAGGCCGTGAGCCTCTTGGTGTTCGTGCTGCTGGACGCGCTGGAGGTGCTGCTCTGCGTCGTGTACAAGGTGGCGGACTACGTGGCGGAGGGCGCGTGGCGGCCCTGCTACTGCTCGCGCtcggccccggcggcggcggccgcgggggccaCGGGCAAGATCGTCGTGTCGGAGCGGGGCGGCTCCAAGGTCGTCAGCATGCTGTCGTCCACGAAGTTGCACCTCGAGGACATCTCCGACACGCTCTACGAGCGGCCCTCCGTGCTCGCCTGCGCGGCGGCGTCCGCGTCCGCGTCCGCGTCCGGGTCCGGCGCCTCCAAGCGGCGCCCGGCGGGGGTTGCCGTGCACTCGGCCATCGTGCAGATGCTGCGGGGCAAgatcggcgtcggcggcggcaagCACAGGCCGTACCCGTCGCCGCGGTGGTCCGACTGCCACTGCGCCAACTGCAACCCCGCGGACACGGGCCGCCTCTTCGTCCACGTCGAGGCGCCGCAAG gcggcgtcggcggcggcgcggcgccggaggaggacGTGCTGTTCATCCACGGGTTCATCTCGTCGTCGGGGTTCTGGACGGAGACGGTGCTCCCGCACGTGAGCCCCTCGgcgcggtcccggcggcggctGTTCGCCGTGGACCTCCTCGGGTTCGGGCGCAGCCCCAAGCCGGCGGACTCGCTGTACACGCTGCGGGAGCACGTGGAGATGATCGAGCGCTCCGTGATCGAGCGCCACGGGGTGCGGTCCTTCCACATCGTGGCGCACTCGCTGGGCTCCATCCTCGCGCTCGCCCTCGCCGTCAAGTACCCCGCCGCGGTCAGGTCGCTCACCCTCGTCGCGCCGCCCTACTTCCCGGTGCCGCGCGGCGAGGTCGGGACGCAGTACGTGCTCCGGACGGTGGCGCCGCGGCGGGTGTGGCCGCCGATCGCGTTCGGCGCCTCGGTGGCGTGCTGGTACGAGCATCTCAGCCGCACCGTCAGCATCGTGCTCTGCAAGCACCACCGCCTCTGGGAGCTCGCCTTCCGCGTCTTCACCCTCTACAG GGTCCGGACCTACCTCATGGACGGCTTCTTCTGCCACACCCACATCGCGTCGTGGCACACGCTCCACAACATCATCTGCGGCAGCGCCGGCAAGATCGACAAATGCCTGGAGGTCGTCCGGGACCAGCTCACCTGCGACGTCACCGTCTACCACGGCGGGGACGACGAGCTCCTCCCCGTGCAGTGCAGCCACGCGGTGAAGGCAAAGGTCCCGCGCGCCCAGGTCAGGGTCATCGACGGCAAGGACCACGTCACCATCGTCGTCGGCCGGCAGAAGGACCTGGCCAGGGAACTCGAGGAGATCTGGGACAGGAGACGCTGA